A genomic region of Mus musculus strain C57BL/6J chromosome 7, GRCm38.p6 C57BL/6J contains the following coding sequences:
- the Vmn1r142 gene encoding vomeronasal 1 receptor 142 yields MSDHGKSVKTTEEVALQLLLLCQFGVGTLANVFLFVHNFSPVLTGSKQRPRQVILSHMAMANALTLFLTIFPNNMIAFAPKTPPTELKCKLEFFSHMVARSTNLCSTCVLSIHQFVTLVLVNRGKLILRASVPKFVSYSCYSCWFFSVLSNIHIPIKVTGPQITDNNTDSKSNLFCSTSGFIVGIVFLQFAYDATFMSIMVWTSVSMVLLLHRHRQRMQHILTPNQDARGQAETRATHTILMLVVTFVSFYLLNFICIIFHTLLMHSHLFIRLVSEVLAAVFPSICPLLLIFRDPKDPCSVLFNC; encoded by the coding sequence ATGTCTGATCATGGTAAATCcgtgaaaaccactgaggaagtggctcttcagctcctcttgctttgccagtttggggttggTACCTtggccaatgtctttctgtttgtccataatttctctccagtcttgactggttctaaacagagacccagacaggtgattttaagccacatggctatggccaatgccttgactctattcctcactatatttccaaacaacatgataGCTTTTGCTCCAAAAACTCCTCCaactgaactcaaatgtaaattagaattcttcagtcacatggtggcaagaagcacaaatttgtgttccacctgtgtcctgagtatccatcagtttgtcactcttGTTCTTGTTAATAGAGGTAAACTTATACTCAGAGCTAGTGTCCCAAAATTTGTGAGTTATTCTTGTtacagttgttggtttttcagtgtcttaagtaacatccacattccaattaaggtcactggtccacagataacagacaataacactgactctaaaagcaacttgttctgttccacttctggattcattgtaggcattgtcttcttgcagtttgcctatgatgccacattcatgagcatcatggtctggaccagtgtctccatggtacttctcctccatagacatcgccagcgaatgcagcacatcctcactcccaatcaggacgccagaggccaagctgagacaagagcaacccatactatcctgatgctggtggtcacatttgttagcttttatcttctaaattttatttgtatcatctttcatACCCTTTTAATGCATTCTCATCTCTTCATACGGCTTGTCAGTGAGGTTCTGGCTGCAGTCTTCCCCAGTATCTGCCccttactgttgatcttcagagatcctaAAGATCCTTGTTCTGTGCTTTTCAACTGTTGA